TATTCTATTCAATCCATCATATGCTGATTTTTGCTGGAGTGTCGATTCGCGGGAAACAAAAGCAGCATCGATATCTTCAAGTAAAATAATGGATTGTTCTGGTGCCACATTTAAGAGGTGGTTTAGCCGGTCGTCAGTAAGACCTCTCTCtgacaaatttaataagcatattCCATATTCCAGTTCTCCAGCAAGAGCGGTTATAAAACTCGACTTTCCGCACCCTGGAGGtccatataataaataaccaCGTCTATAAGGAATTCCCCTATGTGTATACCACAATGAATTTCCGATGAAATCATTACAGTCAGAAATAATTCTTTCGGATATTCCACGATCTAATAAAACTGAAGATGTTGGTCGTCGTCTCCGAGGATGTCCAAAGATACGCCACTCTGATCCCATTGCAGTATACATTAAAGTTTTTCCTTCCGTTTCTTGCAATGCTAATTGTCGGGCCTCTTCAAGAATAtcacaataaatttgtttgttatttccAAATGCAGTTAATGTCACCGATTCCCAAGGAACGCCCATATGAAGGTCTAAAGTTTGCTGTTCTCGGGTTCGTTCTACTTGTATCCAGTTGCTTTTATACTGAAATAGGTGTTTTCCAATACTTGGTATGAAATCGTAGCTTGTCTTAACCTGTCCATTATCATTTTGAAAAAACGATGTTTCCACACTTAAGTGTTGCGTTTTCTTAGCTCCCCGCACTGTTATCCATTTTAATAGCCACTGATATGATTTATCTCTACAGGGCACTTCTAGGGTTATCATTAAATGTCGACGAAATAAAATCAGGGCTCCTTGGAGCCCTTTCCTTAATATAGCAGCACTAGCTCCAATTCCAAATAAACCGAAGCCTGCACCAAAATATGGATTTGTCGATAAGCTCGATACTAGTTCTGTCAATGTCataatattctaaaaattgaaaaagaagtttttaaaaatattcagaTGAGAAATTCGGTCTgaagtttaatttaacaacCAGAAATAAGTTGGGCTATGCCGCAATCTTACCAAATATACGAGTTTCTCTTTGCTGCCAGACGGTTGTCGAATCAAATTGTACACACTAAGCGTCAGGTCAACATTAGGGAAAGTTTAATTGGGCGTAAAGTATagttttagattttaattattgtttgaaTAGATAGCAAACTCGTGTTTGCCCAAGAATGTTAAAcactcaataaatatatattaacataccctcaaactaatttaatgtttcttatttaagatatatacatatatctatatataaaagcatttttaagaAATAGATAGATAGAATAGACCTAGTGTAATTATTTACGGATATAAGCACAATGGTAGTACCATAAAAAAGGAAGCgcgagaccatacgcgcacaGAGAAAATACGGGAAAATACATGCacaccagagaacggcatgagtgGCACTTGTTAGGCACAAGGGTGGCACAGTAAAAAAAGAAGTGCAAGACTTGACGcggacacaaaaaaattttatgtcCCAATGTACGCACTTGCACTTGAACCATTCGAAAAAACTTTGAAAGTGTTTCAAGTGCGCAGAAGAcaaggcaaagaaaaatacGTTCGACTGGACTAAGCTGTATCTAACATTGACACTTGGAACTTCAACTATACACATACTATGCCCTTCCATatggaacacacacacatatgcccTGCCGTAAGCAGCGTTTGGGCATCACTGATTTACggatttaacaattattattgaattttgttagTAGCGTTTTTCcagttcaaatattttcaaatataaacatGCCAGACGCATTAAAAATGGTTCATAGTTTTTTGTGctaagtaatttttattgagaGAAAATTGAGTTTTCAAAAGTTTGCTCCTGTGAAGCAACTCAGATGTTGTTCATTTTTGGCTGTACACCTATCATCCGTCAGGACAAACcctttttttaaatagataGATTGATTAGTAAAGTATGTGAGCACTTTTATGATATAAAAAAGTTGTtcctttatatattttaaattgaattacacattaaatttaaattaaataattaatctCTACATACGGTCTACATAGTTAActcaatatttttagaaatgtTCCTCTACTTATATTCACTTATATTCGTGCCACAGAAATCTCGATAGAATTTGTAATATAGAGATTTATTTTTTCGGTGTATTTAGTGTAAGTAAACGTGCAACACTTTAATGGCAATGAAGAGTTGCTTCCATTCATATAAAGTAATcttcttaaatatatttcttattttggAAATGTTTTCAAAGATCATTCtggattatttttatatcttatggagcgcaaaataataaaattttgggacgtttaaaattgaatgccaacaatttaaatattgggcccgccaaaaacaattaagtGGCACGAATACCCTGTTACAGCATCAgctatttcaatttgtgttaTTTTGATTGTGAATAGCAAATgacaactatttttatatatacaaaaaaaatcaaaatatagtTTACTCCATATTGGTAGATAAAAAGCTCTGGCTTTCTTgagcagctgccaaaaaattaaatcaagtaaattataattaaagcacaTATGACTTACTGTGCCTGTTGACAAACAGATACTttcaaacttaaaaaaatcACATTCAAAGTTTCCACCAAATTCACGTTAGGCACAACATTTTTTGAAAGTGTGTTTGAGGCAACTGAATTTTCTTGTTTAAATCACATAAGCAATGTGCACATAGCCAAGATAAGAGAGCGAATCAAACACAATGATATGAAATCTAGGTGGCATCCGTCTGAATCAATATGATTTTGAACTCTTTACAGTGAATGGAAAAGTGTAGTAGATTTAAGATTTTGCCTGATTGAAAAtcatgaattaaaatatttataacatttaaatatatttatacaggCATATTAGAAATTTAATGATCTTTCTAAAGCAATactacattttaaataaacctTGATTTCAAGATTTATATGGCTGAATATTGACGACAAGTGTCAAAGTAAGTGATGGGGATGCTCAAAACTTATCGAACAGGGCTCTGGCTTGAAAATTTCTcacaatatgtatgtatgtatatacatacattaggGCGGTCGATTTATTTTTCCACTAACTCCGGAATCAACAAAGAACATCTCACTAAGAAACTGTGTGTCTTCGCCGCAGCCATTAAGGATACACATTTACATGAAATTAagaacatatgtatatgtacttTTTCATAGTCTgacttttttatatgtatggaaagcaaattttgttttacttgaTATTCAAATGTACCATGTGTTAAGGAGGTGACTTTAGAAGGTCGAAATGAAAAtcctttaaaattaatatataaagtacaaaaagataaaaaactaaaaactagtTTGTTGAATATTACTAAATGCTGATTTGTccttgaaattttttttttttaatatttgggGTGGGGGTCGGAGTTGCAGTGGTACTAGAATAGCCTTGAAGATCTACAGACTCATTAATGTCAGAAAAACGGATATGGCTAATAACTTATTTCTTAACCACTTTTTTGTTCatgctaaaaaaataatattattaaataaaataataaatataataataacatacgtacatacatatcagagaacggcataAGTGCATCTACCCTAAAACTTCCCATGTTACTTCCATGGTACTACCCACACAAACAGCCGAAATCGAGGTTGGTGCCGCACGacaattttttatgtgtaCCAAATTAACTCCCGAagaaatacacaaacaaatcTTTGCGTGCTTCTGTTTTGCTACCTGC
The genomic region above belongs to Drosophila busckii strain San Diego stock center, stock number 13000-0081.31 unplaced genomic scaffold, ASM1175060v1 chrUn_01, whole genome shotgun sequence and contains:
- the LOC108607866 gene encoding mitochondrial chaperone BCS1, with the translated sequence MTLTELVSSLSTNPYFGAGFGLFGIGASAAILRKGLQGALILFRRHLMITLEVPCRDKSYQWLLKWITVRGAKKTQHLSVETSFFQNDNGQVKTSYDFIPSIGKHLFQYKSNWIQVERTREQQTLDLHMGVPWESVTLTAFGNNKQIYCDILEEARQLALQETEGKTLMYTAMGSEWRIFGHPRRRRPTSSVLLDRGISERIISDCNDFIGNSLWYTHRGIPYRRGYLLYGPPGCGKSSFITALAGELEYGICLLNLSERGLTDDRLNHLLNVAPEQSIILLEDIDAAFVSRESTLQQKSAYDGLNRITFSGLLNCLDGVASTEARIVFMTTNYIDRLDPALIRPGRIDVKEYIGYCTQYQLEEMFKKFFGENKNTQAREFSNKICTSGQSVSPAQIQGYFMKHKSSSSELVISNCNSIWETN